In a single window of the Diachasmimorpha longicaudata isolate KC_UGA_2023 chromosome 16, iyDiaLong2, whole genome shotgun sequence genome:
- the LOC135169896 gene encoding uncharacterized protein LOC135169896 — protein MNILSGAVTSFFLIIIYPLIFASPIVKIQNGKLQGSYMQTRKGREFSAFRGIPYALPPIGELRFEPAHPMSSWTGTRLADNDGSVCVQNDVLTHAQEYFGSENCLYLNVYTPKVSYFESDQEVHKYPVMVWIHGGGWVTWSSDSSLFGPQFLLDKEVVLVSFNYRLGPLGFLSTADKVLPGNQGLKDQVLALKWVQNNIGAFGGDPNRVTIFGESAGGASTHYLMLSPLAKGLFHRVISQSGTALAPWSRTTPHAAKKQAQRLAKQLNCPIAPSEKLRDCLQHKDPIELASAVDEWPIFTQDPMIPFKPVVEPNYPGAFLTEDPVKILDNGNLTDIPWMTGFTSHEGAIRVAFLYGQDDKYHSIEKLSKNYMELAPLTLMYEDVCPKNIRPKVTAKIREFYLGDREIDESTRMNVLHMYSDAMFTFNTAKSVEKHLKSLGSPIYYYYLAYRGTNSWSKLFGDEKRDYGVSHCDDLQYLFPQGDIFSPGAQLTEDDGKMVDIITSLWYNFAKTGNPTPEITPELPVKWKPVRTKAGEYLSIGGPRNIKMSENLLKERLKLWKGLPCGAGLAPLMASDRVKDELYLFHHLFFSYHIQIYKTPSIIWFNDTRGPNNLSPLSSRVPASADNQQKMLALKIIAVLSFWGIFVSSSPIVKIKNGTLEGSLMKTRYGREFPAFRGIPYALPPLGNLRFEPPKPAAAWKGVRSAMEDAAICTQRNIYTHQEEIVGTEDCLYLNVYTPKLPDSNAEEQTTYPIMIWIHGGGWVTGAGHSEFYGPKFLLDHDIVLVTLNFRLGPLGFLSTEDLVVPGNQGMKDQSQAIRWVRENIAAFGGDPNRVTVFGESAGGASTHYHMMSPLSRDHFHRGISHSGTALCPWVLTRPGIAKRQAKRLGELLNCPTDSSAELLSCLKKKDHEEIIATDREFQIFDYDPMIPFRPVIEPDHAGAFLIEEPARTLKTGNMADIPWMTGFNSHEGAIKVAGLYGIKDKKYVKMFNERFMELAPMSLGYEDTCPKEFQDDVSRKIRQFYLGNKPADESNRFKVIDMYSDAWFNVGADMAVKDHLEVLSSPVYYYYFAYRGSASFSRLFGDEIKDYGVSHADELQYFFPVGEQLFPDIPFSKEDHRVTDIMTKLWTNFAKTGNPTPTITPELSLKWKPVRTEDLEYLLITNSKNVEMSKGLLKDRIELWASLPHRANVDTTNKSSLRKDEL, from the exons atgaatattttatcaggAGCCGTGACatcattttttctaattattatcTATCCCTTAATATTTGCTTCACCTAttgtgaaaattcaaaatggaaaattgcaaGGTTCTTATATGCAAACCCGGAAGGGACGAGAATTTTCGGCATTCAGAGGAATACCCTACGCTCTCCCACCCATCGGTGAATTAAGATTTGAG CCAGCTCATCCCATGAGTTCATGGACAGGAACTCGTTTGGCTGACAATGACGGAAGTGTTTGTGTGCAAAACGACGTATTAACACATGCACAAGAATACTTCGGAAGTGAAAACTGTCTATATCTGAATGTCTACACACCAAAGGTATCATATTTTGAAAGCGACCAAGAGGTACATAAATATCCAGTGATGGTGTGGATTCATGGAGGAGGATGGGTTACTTGGTCGAGTGACTCTTCGTTATTTGGCCCTCAATTTCTTCTTGATAAGGAGGTTGTTCTTGTCTCTTTCAATTACAG ATTAGGCCCACTAGGTTTTCTAAGTACTGCCGATAAAGTTTTGCCCGGTAATCAGGGACTGAAGGATCAAGTGCTAGCTTTGAAATGGGTTCAAAATAATATCGGAGCTTTCGGAGGAGATCCCAATAGGGTGACAATATTTGGTGAGAGTGCAGGTGGTGCTAGTACTCATTATCTCATGCTGAGTCCTCTGGCAAAAG gtCTCTTCCACCGTGTTATCTCTCAAAGTGGAACAGCTCTAGCTCCATGGTCTCGAACAACACCACATGCTGCTAAAAAACAAGCTCAGCGACTCGCCAAACAGCTAAATTGTCCGATTGCCCCATCCGAGAAACTTCGCGATTGTCTCCAACACAAAGATCCGATTGAATTAGCTTCAGCGGTCGATGAATGGCCG ATTTTCACCCAAGATCCGATGATTCCATTCAAACCTGTAGTGGAGCCAAACTACCCTGGTGCCTTCCTAACAGAGGATCCAGTTAAAATTCTCGATAATGGAAATTTGACAGACATTCCTTGGATGACAGGCTTCACGTCACACGAGGGTGCCATTCGTGTAGCAT TTTTGTACGGACAGGACGACAAGTACCAtagcattgaaaaattatcaaaaaattatatggaatTAGCCCCGTTAACCCTCATGTACGAGGACGTCTGTCCAAAGAACATCCGCCCAAAAGTTACTGCGAAAATTCGAGAATTTTATTTGGGAGACCGAGAGATCGATGAATCAACAAGAATGAATGTGCTACAc ATGTACTCCGACGCCATGTTCACGTTCAATACAGCTAAATCTGTTGAAAAACATCTGAAAAGTCTCGGAAGTCCGATTTATTATTACTACTTGGCCTATCGTGGGACTAATTCATGGTCAAAACTATTCGGTGATGAAAAAAGAGACTATGGAGTCTCTCACTGTGACGACCTTCAATATCTATTTCCCCAAGGTGACATTTTTTCACCTGGTGCACAGTTAACAGAGGACGATGGAAAAATGGTTGATATTATAACATCCCTGTGGTACAATTTTGCTAAAACCGG AAATCCAACCCCCGAAATTACTCCAGAATTACCAGTGAAATGGAAACCAGTGAGAACGAAGGCTGGAGAGTATCTTTCGATTGGAGGGCCTAGGAATATAAAAATGtccgaaaatttattgaaggaGAGACTAAAACTTTGGAAAGGGTTACCATGTGGGGCTGGTCTCGCCCCGTTAATGGCATCGGATCGCGTGAAGGACGAATTAT ATCTCTTCCATCATCTCTTTTTCTCCTACCACATACAAATCTATAAAACACCCAGTATCATCTGGTTTAATGATACACGCGGACCGAACAATCTCTCACCTCTCAGCAGTCGAGTCCCTGCTTCCGCCGA TAATCAGCAGAAAATGTTGGCATTAAAAATCATCGCGGTACTATCATTTTGGGGTATTTTTGTCTCTTCATCGCCGATTGTGAAGATCAAAAATGGAACTCTGGAGGGATCCCTCATGAAGACGAGGTATGGGAGGGAATTCCCAGCCTTTCGAGGAATCCCCTACGCACTGCCTCCGCTCGGTAACTTGAGATTCGAG CCACCGAAACCGGCAGCTGCTTGGAAAGGCGTACGATCAGCTATGGAAGATGCAGCCATATGCAcccagagaaatatttacactCATCAAGAGGAAATTGTTGGAACAGAGGATTGTCTTTACTTAAATGTTTACACTCCGAAGCTGCCAGATTCTAATGCTGAGGAGCAGACTACGTATCCTATTATGATATGGATCCACGGTGGTGGATGGGTGACTGGAGCTGGACATTCAGAGTTCTATGGGCCCAAATTCCTACTTGACCATGATATTGTGTTGGTGACACTGAACTTCAG aTTGGGACCACTAGGTTTCCTCAGTACGGAAGATCTGGTTGTGCCGGGTAATCAGGGCATGAAAGATCAGTCGCAAGCGATCAGATGGGTTCGTGAAAATATTGCTGCCTTTGGGGGCGATCCAAATCGGGTGACTGTTTTCGGCGAAAGTGCTGGTGGTGCTAGTACTCATTATCATATGATGAGTCCTCTCTCACGAG atcATTTTCATCGCGGAATCTCACACAGTGGTACTGCCCTATGTCCTTGGGTACTGACGAGACCAGGGATTGCTAAACGACAAGCTAAGCGTCTTGGAGAACTCCTGAATTGCCCAACCGATAGCTCAGCTGAACTTCTATCATGTTTAAAGAAGAAAGATCATGAGGAAATCATCGCTACCGATCGTGAATTTCAG ATTTTCGACTACGATCCTATGATACCCTTCAGACCTGTCATAGAACCTGATCATGCAGGCGCTTTTCTTATAGAAGAGCCCGCACGAACACTGAAGACTGGCAATATGGCAGACATTCCATGGATGACAGGATTTAATTCTCACGAGGGCGCCATTAAAGTCGCAG GTCTCTACGGAATAAAAGACAAAAAATACGTCAAGATGTTCAATGAACGATTCATGGAGCTGGCCCCTATGTCTTTAGGGTACGAAGACACCTGTCCCAAGGAGTTTCAAGATGACGTGTCGAGGAAAATTCGGCAATTCTATCTAGGAAATAAACCAGCGGATGAATCCAATAGATTCAAAGTCATTGAT ATGTACTCTGATGCTTGGTTCAATGTCGGTGCTGATATGGCAGTCAAGGATCACCTGGAAGTCCTCTCAAGCCCAGTCTATTATTACTACTTCGCGTACAGAGGTAGTGCATCATTTTCTCGACTATTTGGTGATGAAATCAAGGATTATGGGGTTTCTCATGCCGATGAGCTCCAGTACTTCTTTCCCGTGGGGGAACAATTGTTTCCGGATATTCCATTTAGCAAAGAGGATCACAGAGTGACTGATATCATGACAAAGTTATGGACGAATTTCGCCAAGACTGG AAATCCTACGCCAACAATAACCCCCGAGCTTTCCTTAAAATGGAAGCCAGTGAGGACAGAGGACCTCGAGTACCTATTAATCACCAATTCAAAGAATGTCGAGATGTCAAAGGGTCTTCTAAAAGACCGAATTGAATTATGGGCATCATTGCCACACCGTGCCAACGTTGACACGACGAATAAATCATCTCTACGCAAAGacgaattgtga
- the LOC135170230 gene encoding carboxylic ester hydrolase-like, with protein sequence MHSFTMFRIIFLLFLHFLHTTSTSHSVILKNGTIMGMTLKSSSGRNFSAFRGIPYALPPIGPWRFEPPQPSPAWTDIRYTKFDGKKCIHQNVYFRKDYVIGHEDCLYLNVYTPKMNYETVGANHKYPVMVWFHGGSWSTGSGHSLHYGPEFLLNHDLVLLTINFRIGPFGFLSTGDTVIPGNMGLKDQVHALKWVQENIEVFGGDPKNVTIFGNGVGAASVHYLMLSPLAKGLFHRAISQSGTVKNPWSFNTQKMASKVTRKFARDLKCPVGDSETMLKCLRKIDAKKMASVEVEWPLFDLDPIMPFRPVVEPPHAGAFLTQDPLEMENLKNGSDVPWMVGTNSHEGIFRVGSIYGQTKSGLIEELNTKFLEYAPITLAFQNNCPKPVHGKVTKLIRSFYVGGKNKKIDETTKLAVTNMYSDALFNVANNKAIEKHFQMASAPIYHYHLTHRSEISYMKFYGDYRTPYGVAHHDEIQYLFPVHDTLFPVASFTDDDRKMMEIITTMWFNFAKTGNPMEPEKPSMVDVNWEPVSSEHLEYLLIGGPKNLSMSKDLFKDRITFWEKLPCRAGVAPSQVFISVQDEL encoded by the exons ATGCATTCATTTACAATGTTTCGGATAATATTCTTgttgtttttacattttttacacACGACTTCTACCTCTCATTCCGTTATTCTAAAGAATGGAACTATTATGGGCATGACTTTGAAATCAAGCAGcgggagaaatttttcagcATTTAGGGGAATACCTTACGCCCTTCCTCCGATTGGTCCCTGGCGATTCGAG CCACCCCAACCCTCTCCAGCTTGGACCGATATTCGCTACACAAAattcgatggaaaaaaatgtattcaccAAAACGTCTACTTTCGGAAAGATTATGTAATTGGTCACGAGGACTGTCTCTATTTAAATGTTTATACACCGAAGATGAATTATGAGACTGTAGGGGCCAACCATAAGTACCCAGTGATGGTGTGGTTTCACGGTGGCTCCTGGTCTACTGGCTCCGGTCACTCATTGCATTATGGACCAGAGTTTCTACTGAATCATGATCTAGTGCTTCTCACAATAAATTTTAG AATTGGTCCGTTCGGGTTCTTGAGCACAGGAGATACGGTTATTCCGGGTAATATGGGCCTGAAGGATCAAGTTCACGCTTTAAAATGGGTGCAAGAAAACATAGAAGTTTTTGGAGGTGATCCAAAAAATGTTACAATATTTGGGAATGGCGTGGGAGCCGCTagtgtgcattacttaatgcTCAGCCCTTTGGCTAAag GCCTTTTCCATCGTGCCATTTCCCAGAGTGGGACAGTGAAAAACCCCTGGTCATTCAACACACAGAAAATGGCCTCAAAAGTAACCAGAAAATTTGCAAGGGATCTAAAGTGTCCCGTTGGAGATTCCGAAACGATGTTGAAATGTTTGCGAAAAATAGATGCTAAAAAAATGGCGAGTGTCGAGGTGGAATGGCCG TTATTTGATTTAGATCCGATAATGCCATTCAGACCAGTCGTTGAGCCTCCCCATGCTGGTGCTTTCTTAACTCAAGATCCCTTGGAAATGGAAAATCTCAAAAATGGATCTGATGTACCATGGATGGTGGGAACTAATTCGCACGAAGGAATTTTCAGAGTTGGCt CCATCTATGGACAGACTAAGTCTGGATTAATAGAAGAATTGAACACGAAATTCCTTGAGTACGCACCAATAACTCTAGCATTTCAGAATAACTGTCCAAAACCTGTGCATGGAAAAGTCACTAAACTAATCCGATCATTTTACGTGGGTGGTAAAAATAAGAAGATTGATGAAACAACTAAACTCGCCGTCACGAAT ATGTATTCGGACGCATTATTCAACGTTGCCAATAACAAGGCAATAGAGAAACATTTTCAAATGGCCTCCGCCCCAATATACCACTACCACTTGACGCACAGAAGTGAGATTTCCTACATGAAATTCTACGGAGATTATAGAACTCCTTATGGAGTAGCCCATCATGACGAAATTCAGTACCTATTCCCAGTTCACGACACATTATTTCCTGTTGCTTCTTTCACAGATGACGAtagaaaaatgatggaaattaTTACAACAATGTGGTTTAATTTTGCAAAAACCGg AAATCCTATGGAGCCAGAAAAACCATCAATGGTGGATGTCAATTGGGAACCTGTGTCAAGTGAGCACCTCGAATATTTACTGATTGGAGGTCCCAAAAATCTATCGATGTCCAAGGATCTGTTCAAAGATAGAATTACCTTCTGGGAGAAATTACCATGTCGAGCTGGAGTCGCTCCTTCACAAGTTTTTATTTCAGTTCAAGATGAATTGTGA
- the LOC135170231 gene encoding carboxylic ester hydrolase-like translates to MNTLTLIINFFVATWINIITGTPLVVTIRNGTLEGAIMQTRKGRDIAAFKNIPYALPPVGNLRFEPPQPAAAWSGVRSAREDVPVCFQGKNEVFNVDGNHKMTEDCLYLNVYSVRENFQSKDARMKHPVMVWIHGGGFYSGTSHSSLYSPKFLLDHDIVLVTLNYRIGALGFLSTADSSAYGNQGMKDQVQSLRWVQENIAAFGGDPDNVTIFGESAGAVSVHHLIMSPSTRGLFHRAISQSGTSLSPWAMNTQKTAKERAYKLATEFDCADNDTMKLVHCLRKQDAEKIINVSQKWLIAESLIQPHFRPVVEPHNTGAFLIEDPIDTLRAGRAADIPWLNGVNSNEGSLAVAPLFGLTPKVIPFIDHQFSTVIPYLLLFHESCSPEQQQIVAAKLRQFYFGKQPIDEFTRFNLIDLDSDAYFIYAQRVSIRESLKHIKSPIYYYYFQYKSSWSWSKLLGDADRDYGVCHADDLQYFFPIRDVKAPKPYSDEDSAMIDIMTTMWYNFASTGNPTPKDQKFPAHWNPVNSDSVEQLVIENPSSIRMVQNLHKGTFHFWENLPCPAGLAPQNSYVQA, encoded by the exons ATGAATACCCTAactttgataataaatttttttgtcgctACATGGATAAACATCATCACAGGTACACCTCTAGTTGTGACCATTCGAAATGGTACGCTTGAGGGTGCAATTATGCAAACCAGGAAGGGACGAGATATTGCGgcctttaaaaatattccctaCGCCCTTCCACCCGTAGGAAATCTAAGATTTGAG ccaCCGCAACCAGCAGCAGCATGGAGCGGAGTGAGATCCGCCCGTGAAGACGTTCCCGTGTgttttcagggaaaaaatgaagtcttCAACGTAGATGGAAATCATAAAATGACTGAAGACTGTCTTTACCTAAATGTTTACAGTGtaagagagaattttcagtcTAAAGATGCAAGAATGAAGCATCCGGTGATGGTTTGGATTCACGGTGGTGGATTTTATTCTGGTACAAGTCACTCTAGTCTCTACAGCCCGAAATTTCTTCTTGATCATGATATTGTCTTGGTTACGCTGAACTACAG aataGGGGCTCTTGGTTTTTTGAGTACAGCAGACAGTAGTGCATATGGTAACCAAGGTATGAAAGATCAAGTGCAATCATTGAGATGGGTGCAAGAGAATATTGCAGCCTTCGGGGGTGACCCAGATAACGTAACAATTTTTGGTGAAAGTGCTGGTGCAGTTAGCGTGCATCATCTCATTATGAGCCCCTCCACACGAG GACTATTTCATCGTGCTATTTCTCAAAGTGGAACAAGTCTGAGCCCTTGGGCAATGAATACACAGAAAACTGCGAAGGAACGAGCTTACAAGCTCGCTACTGAATTTGATTGTGCAGACAATGATACCATGAAATTGGTACACTGTCTTCGAAAGCAAGATGCTGAGAAGATTATAAATGTTTCACAAAAATGGTTGATAGCTGAGTCTCTTATTCAGCCGCACTTCAGACCGGTTGTGGAGCCACATAATACAGGGGCCTTTTTGATAGAAGATCCTATTGATACTTTGAGAGCTGGACGAGCTGCTGATATTCCTTGGCTCAATGGGGTTAATTCTAATGAGGGATCCCTAGCAGTTGCGC cTCTTTTTGGACTCACTCCGAAAGTTATACCCTTTATCGATCATCAATTCTCCACAGTAATTCCATACCTATTGCTCTTTCACGAGAGTTGTTCGCCGGAACAACAACAGATCGTGGCAGCTAAACTACGTCAATTCTACTTCGGTAAACAACCGATCGATGAGTTCACGAGATTTAACTTGATTGAT TTGGATTCAGACGCTTACTTCATATACGCTCAGAGGGTATCTATCAGAGAGAGCCTCAAGCACATTAAAAGCCCAATCTATTACTACTATTTCCAATACAAGAGTAGTTGGTCATGGTCAAAATTACTCGGTGATGCTGACAGAGATTACGGGGTTTGTCACGCTGATgatcttcaatattttttcccaattcgtGATGTCAAAGCTCCAAAACCATATTCCGACGAAGACAGCGCAATGATTGACATTATGACAACAATGTGGTATAACTTTGCAAGCACTGG AAATCCGACACCTAAGGAtcaaaaattcccggcccattGGAATCCTGTGAATTCCGATTCGGTTGAACAACTAGTGATCGAGAATCCTTCGAGTATAAGAATGgtgcaaaatttacataagGGTACTTTCCATTTCTGGGAAAATCTGCCATGTCCCGCTGGACTGGCACCACAAAATAGTTACGTGCAAGCGTag
- the LOC135169897 gene encoding uncharacterized protein LOC135169897 has translation MRLSVVAPFVIISLCIIIVSCTPRVTITNGTLVGSILQSRKGRNFTAFRGIPYARPPVGDLRFQAPQPPTSWTGVRSAETDGAICVQKNYDDPNVKSTGSEDCLFLNVYTPKLPRRSRRHAPKRFAVMVWSHGGGVEGAGHSMLYGPKFLLDHDIVLVTLNYRMGPLGLLSTADNVIPGNAGLKDHVQALRWVQENIAAFGGDPTKVTIFGESFGASNVHLLTLSPLARGLFHQVISQSGTAINQWPYHTAKSARENARRLARELNCPTDTSEKLLQCLRTKDAGDVMMQPADWPIFNGGPDLPFRAVIESPNPGAFLTDEPGKLMERGQFADVAWLNGVNAQEGALAAGALYSSPNQTNVKRLNNEFTELAPLANGLDRDCPKPILDDITRKMRQFYFGNKQIDESTRLNVVNMISDSVFKFASVTAAKLHRRGARSPVYYYQFSYRGTLSYSAFADPTRDYGVSHADELLYLFPVHEVLFPNRPMSQRDFQMVDVMTTMYTNFARFGKPVPSCTSTLPVIWEPVRTDALEMFSIQNPSSFKMTSNVFNDMINLWSNFQCRAGLSRTADLPTISPNKVPKIGKLNPRHQSNLFPIFFPLSLAFLNRHAVRWSHQVRVSTSLPKRRLKDNNSVQCKGSAMKFSVTSRVLVLLLWIYPLLAATRVKINDGILEGSILKSRNGKDIFAFQGIPYARPPVGSLRFTAPQLPVPWSGVRSAKSDGNVCLQKDTDSSRTIGSEDCLYINVYTPKLPNEQKKLSTPYPVMVWCHGGAWVAGSGSSNLYGPKYLLDHELVLVTFNYRLGPLGFLSTADDVLPGNYAMKDHVQALRWVRNNIAVFGGDPNQVTIAGESAGASAVHYLLLSPLAKGLFHRAISESGTAINSWSYSPPRFTRSHARRLARELGCSTETSQKILECLRTKNASTITIQPTNWQVFVGSPKVLWRPVKESNYSGAFLTDEPGELIKRREFAKVPWLSGTNTNEGSMLTSDIYSPPNHENVKRLNDEFGKLIPITLEMDPDCPKASLEIILRTISQYYLGNKTIDESNRMNLTDMYSHGLFQFPGVTAAKEHATSSTAYFYRFGYRSPNHISMIPYDPDRDYGVSHGDDLLYLFPFYEALFPNKTMGAQDFEMVDVMTMLWTNFVIHGEPLHEKTFKSSIEWTPVTTDAVETFVIESPTSLKMSTNIFKNMVDLWSSLPCRAGLSYTTKNHVS, from the exons ATGAGGTTATCAGTAGTGGCCCCCTTTgttattatctcattatgcatcATTATAGTGTCTTGCACTCCAAGAGTAACAATTACAAATGGAACCCTAGTGGGATCTATACTGCAGTCGAGAAAGGGACGAAATTTCACTGCGTTTAGGGGAATCCCGTATGCCCGGCCACCAGTAGGAGATTTACGATTCCAG GCACCTCAACCCCCAACATCTTGGACGGGAGTTCGTTCCGCCGAGACTGACGGCGCAATATGCGTTCAAAAAAACTACGATGATCCTAACGTTAAATCAACTGGATCAGAGGATTGTCTTTTCCTCAACGTATACACCCCAAAATTACCAAGAAGAAGTAGAAGACATGCACCGAAACGTTTCGCTGTTATGGTTTGGTCTCATGGCGGTGGCGTGGAAGGTGCCGGTCATTCTATGCTGTACGGTCCAAAATTCCTCCTCGATCATGACATTGTTCTCGTCACCCTGAACTACAG AATGGGACCTCTCGGTCTTCTGAGCACAGCAGATAATGTCATACCCGGAAATGCTGGCTTGAAAGATCATGTTCAGGCCCTTCGATGGGTTCAAGAAAATATCGCTGCGTTCGGAGGTGATCCGACCAAAGTAACAATCTTTGGTGAGAGTTTCGGGGCTTCAAATGTTCATTTACTGACTCTGAGTCCACTAGCAAGAG gACTTTTCCACCAGGTGATTAGCCAAAGTGGTACTGCAATTAATCAATGGCCATACCATACAGCGAAATCTGCACGGGAGAACGCGAGACGTTTGGCCCGAGAACTCAATTGTCCTACAGATACATCGGAAAAGCTTCTTCAATGTTTGCGAACAAAGGATGCTGGTGATGTCATGATGCAGCCAGCGGATTGGCCG atCTTTAATGGAGGTCCCGATCTACCATTCCGAGCTGTCATAGAATCACCGAATCCGGGTGCTTTTTTAACGGACGAGCctggaaaattaatggaacGTGGTCAGTTTGCTGATGTTGCTTGGTTGAATGGTGTCAATGCTCAGGAAGGAGCTCTCGCCGCTGGCG CCCTCTATTCATCGCCCAATCAAACGAACGTCAAACGATTGAATAACGAATTCACAGAGCTTGCTCCACTAGCTAACGGTCTCGACAGAGACTGTCCCAAACCAATTTTGGATGATATCACAAGAAAAATGCGTCAATTTTACTTCGGTAATAAGCAAATCGATGAATCGACGAGACTGAACGTCGTAAAC atgatttccgattcaGTCTTCAAGTTCGCTAGTGTCACCGCAGCAAAATTACATCGTCGTGGTGCACGAAGCCCAGtatattattatcaattttcatacAGAGGTACCTTGAGTTACTCAGCTTTCGCTGATCCAACGAGAGACTATGGTGTCTCCCACGCTGACGAACTTCTGTATCTATTCCCAGTACATGAAGTTCTGTTTCCAAATCGTCCAATGAGTCAGAGAGATTTCCAAATGGTTGATGTAATGACCACAATGTACACAAATTTTGCGAGATTTGG GAAACCTGTACCATCCTGTACATCTACACTTCCGGTTATTTGGGAGCCTGTTAGAACTGATGCACTTGAGATGTTTTCCATCCAGAATCCttcgagcttcaaaatgacTTCTAATGTCTTCAACGATATGATTAACCTTTGGTCTAATTTTCAATGTCGCGCAGGTCTTTCTCGGACAGCTGATTTGCCTACT ATTTCTCCAAATAAAGTCcccaaaattggaaaattaaatccTCGACATCAATCTAATttattcccaattttttttcccctgtcGCTGG CTTTTCTGAATAGACATGCAGTGAGATGGTCTCATCAGGTCAGAGTGTCAACGAGTCTTCc GAAGAGACGTTTGAAAGATAATAATTCAGTTCAAtgt AAAGGCTCAGCCATGAAATTTTCAGTTACATCCCGTGTATTAGTGCTTTTACTATGGATTTATCCATTACTTGCGGCCACGagagtaaaaattaatgatggaATATTAGAAGGATCGATATTGAAATCACGGAATGGAAAAGATATCTTCGCCTTTCAGGGTATTCCATACGCTCGTCCACCAGTTGGATCCTTACGATTTACG GCACCGCAGCTACCCGTCCCGTGGAGCGGAGTACGATCAGCTAAAAGTGATGGAAACGTATGTCTCCAGAAAGATACTGATAGCTCGAGGACGATTGGTTCAGAGGATTGTCTCTACATAAATGTATACACTCCAAAATTGcccaatgaacaaaaaaaattatccacccCTTATCCTGTTATGGTGTGGTGTCACGGTGGTGCATGGGTTGCAGGCAGTGGTTCATCAAATCTTTACGGTCCTAAGTACCTCCTGGATCATGAACTTGTTCTGGTGACCTTTAATTATAG ATTAGGACCTCTCGGTTTTCTGAGTACAGCAGACGATGTCCTTCCTGGAAATTACGCTATGAAAGATCACGTGCAGGCACTTCGCTGGGTTCGGAATAATATCGCAGTCTTCGGCGGTGATCCAAATCAAGTCACCATTGCCGGTGAAAGTGCTGGAGCTTCAGCCGTACATTATCTTCTCTTAAGCCCATTAGCCAAAG GACTCTTTCACCGTGCGATTTCCGAGAGCGGTACAGCTATCAACTCTTGGTCATACAGTCCACCAAGATTTACCAGAAGTCATGCTCGCCGTCTTGCTAGAGAGCTGGGTTGTTCAACAGAGACTtctcaaaaaattcttgaatgcCTGAGAACGAAAAATGCTAGCACGATAACTATACAGCCTACGAATTGGCAG GTTTTCGTCGGATCGCCAAAGGTCCTATGGCGACCAGTCAAAGAGTCAAACTATTCTGGTGCATTTTTGACAGATGAACCGGGGGAATTGATAAAACGTCGAGAATTTGCAAAGGTTCCATGGTTATCGGGTACAAATACAAATGAGGGATCCATGCTAACTTCTG atatttatTCACCTCCTAATCACGAAAATGTCAAACGATTGAATGACGAGTTTGGGAAATTGATTCCAATAACCCTTGAGATGGACCCTGATTGCCCAAAAGCATCcctggaaataattttgcgAACAATTAGCCAATATTATCTTGGGAATAAGACAATTGATGAATCCAATAGGATGAACTTGACTGAC ATGTATTCTCATGGTCTATTCCAATTCCCCGGAGTCACTGCAGCTAAAGAACATGCCACATCGAGTACCGCATACTTTTATCGCTTTGGGTACAGAAGTCCCAATCATATATCCATGATTCCCTACGATCCAGACAGAGACTACGGTGTTAGTCATGGTGATGATCTTCTGTATCTATTTCCCTTCTATGAAGCTTTATTTCCTAACAAAACGATGGGCGCACAAGACTTTGAAATGGTGGATGTGATGACAATGCTGTGGACCAACTTCGTAATTCACGG agAACCTCTACATGAGAAAACATTCAAGTCGTCAATCGAATGGACACCTGTCACAACTGATGCTGTGGAAACCTTTGTCATCGAGAGCCCAACAAGCTTGAAAATgtcaacaaatattttcaaaaacatgGTCGATCTCTGGTCGAGTTTACCTTGTCGAGCTGGTCTTTCATATACAACCAAGAACCATGTTAGCTAA